CGTTATCGGCCAACTTGAGCCCTCCGTAAGCTAGGGCTCCAACCACTACCGCCGCCGCAAAAATACGCAGCCATTCCAAAACGCGGTCCTTGGCTGTCCTGCGTGCGCGGTGTCGGCCGCCAACCTGGGTAGCGGCGTCAAACTCGTCTACCGGGAACTTTTTAGCCATGAATCCTGCTTATCGTAAAGGCACAACAAATCCTGTGCCCTTCAATATTAGGCGGACGAAAGGTATGACTGTGGACTATCCAGTTAAGAAAACCGACGAACAGTGGCGAGAGGAACTCACCGAATTTGAGTACCATGTCTTGCGCCAAGCCGGAACCGAAAGGGCCTACACAGGCGATCTTCTAGACGAGCACCGGGTTGGCACATTTTCTTGTCGTGGCTGTGGCGCCGAATTGTTCAAGAGTGAAGCGAAATTTGATTCTCACTGCGGGTGGCCGAGTTTTTACGAGCCACAAGCCGGCGATGCCGTTGAGCTTTTAGAGGACCGAAGCCACGGCATGGTTCGAGTTGAGGTACGCTGCGCAAACTGCGGCTCTCATCTGGGGCATGTTTTTGAAGATGCCCCGCAGACCCCAACCGGAGACCGATTCTGCATCAACTCAGTCAGCATTACGTTCGATTCAGAGGTGTAATTCGAAAAAACGCAGAAAGCGCGATAATACAAGCCGATAACACCAAGGTTAAAGCAATTACTGTGCTTGCAACCCCCTCGTAATCGAGCGGCTGTTCTGGGTGCGGATTTGCGGGCCAATCAAAGAACCAAATTACAAACGCGTACCAAAAAGCACTGAAGGCTAGACCTAACCTAAGGGATGTTGTAATTACCCATTTGAGTGAAAATTTACGACGCCTAAAAACCGATTTTCCGGCCTGTAAAATACCAATCACTGCAATGTGCACCCCCACGAAGATAGCCGCGTTTCTGAGCACCGAAACACCATAGACATCAGAGACAATGCCCCTGCCAACCAAGATGCACAGAATAAAAGATGCCCCTGAAACTAACGCCAATTGCAACTCAGGTTCAGGGCCAAGGTGTAAGGCGTTTGAGCGGAAACCATATCTTTTCAAGAACATCACCAATTGCACTTCTCAATGATCCAAGTTTGCAGATTGGTAGTTGCAGCCCGATGCCCCTCTAGGTCCCAAGTGGGCTTCGTATCAATCCCCACTAAACTGCTGACGAATATGACAGGCGCCCCCAACGCATGACAATTCCATTGATTCTTGTATGTAGGCCGAGAGAGTAGGTAATCCCTTAGGGTAAAGCCATATTTGGCCCCGACTTTAACCAAGACCTCGTTCCATCCTTCAACAGAAACGATGTAAAAAGCTTGGCTGTAGCTCCATGGCAACACGGTACTCATACCGTAAATCGAACCCAGCCACGGGGTTACAGATATCGAGTATTTGTAGGACCCCTGCAATGGCGAAATTGAAACGTTCGAGATAAGAGCTAGCCCCAGATAGGGATCAGCCGTAATCGGGTAGGCAATGTTTATCGCTTTATGTTCAATAGTTTGTGTCAGTTGGCCCTCAGAGAATGAAAAAGAGGTTTTGACTGAATTTCCAAGAGCATCAAATGCCCAGGGTTCGGCCAACCAAGCCAGAGTTGAGCCGTCTTCGGAAACGACTTTAAATAAGTCACGGTTTCCTAGTTCGATAATTTCCATGCTCTCCGCCCCAGCGAGGTCGAAGGTGAAACTTTCAGGCGCGGCCGGTCCGTCTAGAGTTATTAGCAGCTGCAGGCTGTTTTCGCTGTGCTCTCCAACTCGCACGCTGTGCCACGGAGCTTCACTGACTAGCTTCCCCTCAATCCCAAGTTCCCCTGAGGAAATGCCTAAAATTTCGGAATCAACTGAAATCTCTTGCGATTCAAAGCCAAGTATCGCCTCTGGCATAAGGTCAGCTTTGGCCGGCGATACACCGGCTAGAAACAGAGAAATTGCCAAAACAAACGTAAATGGTCGCCTCATGGCAAGAGCGTAGCACATCGAATTCGCGGTAATCGTTTAGCAGTCAAGGCTATACCTATTGTGAGAGGAGGCCGACAGGCCTCTGAATAGCCCCACACAGAAATTGTAGAGCCGACTAGGGGACTCGAACCCCTAACCACCTCATTACAAGTGAGGTGCGCTACCAATTGCGCCAAGTCGGCCAGTTGCTCTAAAGCAACTTGTCTAGACTACTGCGTCTAGAGCTTTTTTGCAGGTATTTCTAGCCCTGCGTTGCAGCCTGCAAGAACTGTGCAAATCGAGCTGGGCTAACCAACTCTTCTCCGGTAGCCCAGGTGTACTGCTGACCGTTCACAATGATGGTTGGTGTTCCACCCATTTTTATGTCAGTGCCAGGCACTACCTCGTTCAAAATCCGAGTTGTAGAGGCAGTCAACCAAGAGTCGTAGCTTTTGTTGTTGATGCACTCGGCAATAACTTCGCGATCTGAAGCGCCAGCTTCAACAGCCCAGTCAATTAGCTGTGCGTTATCTGGCCCAGCAGTGCCTTCAGCAGGCTGGTTTTCGAACAGAATCTGGTGAAATCTGAAGAATGAGTTTGGTGCCTCTTCGGCGACACAGATTGCCGAGTTAGCTGCGCGGCTTGAGTAAGAGTTCAAAGACTGGCCATCAAGGAAAGAAACCGGGTGGACTTCAAGGGTTGCTGCGCCCGATGAAACCCAGCTCTCAATCTGTGATGAGTTTGGCACCTCAAAAGCCTGGCAAATTGGGCACTGGTAGTCGACATACATGATGATGTTTGGAACCTCAGCCGAGCCAGAACTTGGAGTCACTGAAGGCGATGGTGTTGAGGTCTTGGTGTACAGCTCGAGGTTGGCACCAACCTTGACACCGTCATTGAACGAGAAGTTTGCTGGGGTTAGCTCAACCTTGTTGGCGCCAGAGACAACTACCGATGTGACGATGGCTACCGAGCCTAGAATCGCGGCAACGATGCCGAGGCGCAACAAGAGCTTCTTACGCTGCTCGCCCTTTTTGTGCTGTTCGCGCATTTCACGTGCTTTTGCTCGAGCTGCTTCACGCTGTTCGCTACGAGTTGGCTTGTTCGGAGTCATGAAAATCCTTTGCTGTTAAGTCACGATTTGGTGACAGTCAGGTTTTCTAGTCTAGATGAGCGGTGCTGGCTGGAATAATAAAAGAGTTCAGCAGCGTCGCTGGTGAATTTCTTACACAACGGATCGTCCGGCACGTACCTGCCGGTGAAGGAAATAGAAAAAATGGCATCAGTAACATTCGACAGCGCCACCCGCATGTACCCAGGCGGTACCCGCGCAGCAGTTAACAAGCTAAACCTAGAAATCGCAGATGGCGAGTTCCTAGTTCTTGTTGGCCCATCAGGTTGCGGTAAATCAACCTCTCTCCGCATGCTTGCGGGTCTTGAAGAAGTCAACGACGGCGCAATCCGCATCGGTGACCGTGATGTAACCCACACCCCACCAAAAGACCGCGACATTGCAATGGTTTTCCAGAACTACGCTTTGTACCCACACATGACCGTTGCTGAGAACATGGGCTTTGCCCTAAAGATCGCCGGCGTGAGCAAAGAAGAGCGCGCAGCTCGTGTTCTTGAAGCAGCGAAGCTTCTTGACCTTGAGCAGTACCTAGCCCGCAAGCCAAAGGCTCTTTCAGGTGGCCAGCGTCAGCGTGTAGCAATGGGTCGTGCCATTGTTCGTAAGCCACAGGTGTTCCTTATGGATGAGCCGCTTTCAAACCTTGACGCAAAGCTTCGTGTTCAGACTCGTACTCAGATTGCGTCTCTGCAGCGCCGCCTTGGTGTAACCACTGTTTACGTAACCCACGACCAGGTTGAAGCTATGACCATGGGTGACCGCGTTGCTGTTATGAAGGACGGCCTTCTACAGCAGGTTGCTACCCCACAGGAGCTTTACGACCGCCCAGCAAACGTATTTGTTGCCGGATTCATTGGCTCACCGGCCATGAACCTAATCCAGCTTCCAATCGTTGACGGTGGAGTTCAGTTCGGTACTGCAGTTCTTCCGGTTGAGGCTTCAGTTCTAGCCAAGACCAGTGCAAAGACCATCACCGTAGGTATCCGCCCAGAGAACATGTCTGTTTCAAAGGACAAGGGTGTTGCCGTTGAGGTTGACGTTGTTGAAGAGCTAGGTGCCGACGGTTACCTATACGGTCACACCACCATCGATGGCGCAAAGGCTGACGTAACCGCTCGTGTTGACGGTCGCGTTCACCCACACGCTGGCGACAACGTATTCCTGATCCCTGAGGGCGGAATCGTTCACTTGTTTGACGTTGAGTCAGGCGAGCGCCTCAACTAGTGACCTCACTAGACATTACGGCTGCCACGGTAGAACCAGCTCTGCTGGATCTACCGTGGCATTTGCCATTAGAGGACTGGCCGGCTGAAAACATCGCTGCCCTACCCAAGGGCCTCAGCCGCCACACGGTTAGATTTGCACATCTAAACGATCACGTAATCGCAATCAAAGAGACTCTTCCAGAGCTGGCCAAGCGCGAATACGACATGCTCAAACTGCTCATCAAACTTGATGTTCCATGCGTTGAGCCTTTTGCCATAATCAACAATCGCACCACCGATGACGGCGAAGAGCTGCTATCGGTGTTGATTACTCGACACCTAAAGTTTTCGTTGCCGTATCGAGCGATGTGGTCACAGGGGCTTCGTCCTGAAACTGCCACCCGCCTTGTGGATGCACTGGCTCTCCTGCTGGTTCGCCTACATATTGCCGGGTTCTTTTGGGGCGATGTTTCACTGTCAAACACCCTGTTCCGCAGAGACGCCGGTGCTTTTGCGGCGTATTTGGTTGACGCAGAAACTGGTCACCTATACGACTCAGGCCTGTCAAAGGGTCAGCGTGAGAACGACCTCGAGATTGCCCGCATTAACATCGCCGGTGAATTGATGGACCTCATCGCCAGCGGTAACGCTCAGCCGGGAGTGGATGCACTTGCTACGAGTGAGCGAATTGTTGCCAAGTACCGTGAACTGTGGGATGCCCTAACCGGCGTCGAAACATTCGAGGCCGCCGACCGCTGGAAGATTAACCGCAGGGTCGATCGACTCAACGACCTTGGCTTTGATATCGAAGAACTAGCCATCAAAACGGATGCGTCCGGCACCCAGGTGCGAATTCAGCCCAAGGTTGTTGATGCTGGTCACCACACCCGCAGGCTGATTCGCCTAACCGGTTTGGACGTTGAAGAGAATCAGGCTCGCCGACTACTAAACGACCTGGACCAGTATCGCGTTGATCACCCTCGACCTGGAGCAGATGAAGAGGTGTTGGCCCATGAATGGCTGAGCCACGCATTTGAGCCGGTTGTAACAGCGATTCCGAAGGACCTATCTGGACGATTAGAACCTGCTGAGGTCTACCACCAAGTTCTTGAGCACCGCTGGTATATGTCTGAAAAGGCGTCTCGGGATGTTTCTTTGGAAGAGGCAACCAGCAGCTACATCGAGAATGTGCTGCGTAACCGCCGCGATGAAGAGGCCTACTTGGGTGCTCCGACCGGAGTAATCACGCTTCCGAATGCGATTCCATCGGGCACCATTGTTGTGGCCGAGGATGACGAAGAAGTTGATTGGCGCGACCTGGTCTAACAATCATCGACCGTTACTTAAATAGTTGATCCCCGACCATTGGTCGGGGATCAACTATTTAAGACGATGTTTAGCGCTTTAGCGCAGCGCGGCGCTTCGATACCTCATACAAGGTAACGCTGGCAGCAATACCGGCGTTTAGAGACTCCGTGTCGCGGGCAATTGGAATCGACAGAACGGCATCGCAGTTTTCAGTCACCAAACGCGAAAGACCCTTGCCTTCAGAACCAACAACCAGAAGCAGCGGCTCAGTTGCAAGCTCAAACTGAGGAAGACTCATGTCGCCGTCTCCGTCAAGGCCGACAACAAATACGCCACGCTTCTTGAACTCTTTGAGCGTGCTGTTTAGGTTTGCCGCCAAGGCAACCGGC
This portion of the Rhodoluna limnophila genome encodes:
- the msrB gene encoding peptide-methionine (R)-S-oxide reductase MsrB; this translates as MDYPVKKTDEQWREELTEFEYHVLRQAGTERAYTGDLLDEHRVGTFSCRGCGAELFKSEAKFDSHCGWPSFYEPQAGDAVELLEDRSHGMVRVEVRCANCGSHLGHVFEDAPQTPTGDRFCINSVSITFDSEV
- a CDS encoding DsbA family protein; translation: MTPNKPTRSEQREAARAKAREMREQHKKGEQRKKLLLRLGIVAAILGSVAIVTSVVVSGANKVELTPANFSFNDGVKVGANLELYTKTSTPSPSVTPSSGSAEVPNIIMYVDYQCPICQAFEVPNSSQIESWVSSGAATLEVHPVSFLDGQSLNSYSSRAANSAICVAEEAPNSFFRFHQILFENQPAEGTAGPDNAQLIDWAVEAGASDREVIAECINNKSYDSWLTASTTRILNEVVPGTDIKMGGTPTIIVNGQQYTWATGEELVSPARFAQFLQAATQG
- a CDS encoding DUF4032 domain-containing protein produces the protein MTSLDITAATVEPALLDLPWHLPLEDWPAENIAALPKGLSRHTVRFAHLNDHVIAIKETLPELAKREYDMLKLLIKLDVPCVEPFAIINNRTTDDGEELLSVLITRHLKFSLPYRAMWSQGLRPETATRLVDALALLLVRLHIAGFFWGDVSLSNTLFRRDAGAFAAYLVDAETGHLYDSGLSKGQRENDLEIARINIAGELMDLIASGNAQPGVDALATSERIVAKYRELWDALTGVETFEAADRWKINRRVDRLNDLGFDIEELAIKTDASGTQVRIQPKVVDAGHHTRRLIRLTGLDVEENQARRLLNDLDQYRVDHPRPGADEEVLAHEWLSHAFEPVVTAIPKDLSGRLEPAEVYHQVLEHRWYMSEKASRDVSLEEATSSYIENVLRNRRDEEAYLGAPTGVITLPNAIPSGTIVVAEDDEEVDWRDLV
- a CDS encoding ABC transporter ATP-binding protein; translated protein: MASVTFDSATRMYPGGTRAAVNKLNLEIADGEFLVLVGPSGCGKSTSLRMLAGLEEVNDGAIRIGDRDVTHTPPKDRDIAMVFQNYALYPHMTVAENMGFALKIAGVSKEERAARVLEAAKLLDLEQYLARKPKALSGGQRQRVAMGRAIVRKPQVFLMDEPLSNLDAKLRVQTRTQIASLQRRLGVTTVYVTHDQVEAMTMGDRVAVMKDGLLQQVATPQELYDRPANVFVAGFIGSPAMNLIQLPIVDGGVQFGTAVLPVEASVLAKTSAKTITVGIRPENMSVSKDKGVAVEVDVVEELGADGYLYGHTTIDGAKADVTARVDGRVHPHAGDNVFLIPEGGIVHLFDVESGERLN